GGCATGGGGGGCAGGCTTCCTGCTGCCTTTGGTGAGTGGGGCGCTGAGTCAGCTCCTGCCGGTGTGGCGCTGGCCTGGCCCGCTTTCGCCGGAGCGTCTGCTCATGCGGCGAAAACTCGCGGCCTCCGGGGCGGAGCGGGCAGGGCTTTTTCTGTCGGCGGCACTGGCCATGTTGAGCGGACTGGATGTGCTGGGTGGCGCATTGGCAGCATTCGGCATGGCACTGTTTGTCATTGGCGTGTTGCAAGCCGTGTTCGTGGCGCGGTCGACGCGGTAAAATCACGGCTTTTCGCCTTTCAGGTTTTTGCCATGCGCTATCTTTCGACCCGCGGCCATGCCGTGCCCCAGTCTTTCTGCGACATTCTGCTCGGTGGCCTGGCGCCCGATGGCGGCCTTTACCTGCCGGAAAGCTACCCGCAGATCAGCCGGGCCGAACTTGATGCCTGGCGTCATCTGTCGTATGCCGACCTGGCCTACGAAATCCTTTCCCGCTTCATTACCGACATCCCGGCCGCCGATCTCAAGGCGCTGGTCGCCAAGACCTACACGGCCCAGGTCTATTGCCACACCCGTAACGGTGGCAATGCGGCCCAGATCACGCCGCTGACCAAGCTCGAAGATGGCCTGTATACGCAGGAACTGTCGAATGGCCCGACCCTGGCCTTCAAGGACATGGCCATGCAGTTGCTCGGCAACCTGTTCGAATACGTACTCGACCAGCGGAAAGAGTCGATCAACATTCTCGGCGCTACCTCCGGCGACACCGGCTCGGCGGCCGAGTACGCCATGCGCGGCAAGCACAACGTCAAGGTCTTCATGCTCTCGCCGGACGGCAAGATGAGCGCCTTCCAGCGCGCCCAGATGTATTCGCTGCAGGATGCCAATATTTTCAACATCGCCGTCACTGGCCTTTTTGACGACGCGCAGGACATCGTCAAGGCGGTTTCCAACGACGCCGATTTCAAGGCCAAGTACAAGATCGGCGCGGTCAATTCGATCAACTGGGCACGGGTTGCAGCCCAGGTCGTCT
The DNA window shown above is from Dechloromonas sp. HYN0024 and carries:
- the thrC gene encoding threonine synthase; the protein is MRYLSTRGHAVPQSFCDILLGGLAPDGGLYLPESYPQISRAELDAWRHLSYADLAYEILSRFITDIPAADLKALVAKTYTAQVYCHTRNGGNAAQITPLTKLEDGLYTQELSNGPTLAFKDMAMQLLGNLFEYVLDQRKESINILGATSGDTGSAAEYAMRGKHNVKVFMLSPDGKMSAFQRAQMYSLQDANIFNIAVTGLFDDAQDIVKAVSNDADFKAKYKIGAVNSINWARVAAQVVYYFQGYFLATKSNDEQVAFAVPSGNFGNICAGHIARQMGLPIARLVLATNENDVLDEFFRTGVYRPRTAAQTSITSSPSMDISKASNFERFIFDLVGRDPSVVKALWAKVDKGEAFDLSATDYWKDMPKFAFVSGKSSHLDRINTIRFAQGCYNVMLDTHTADGLKVALEHRLPNVPMIVLETAQPAKFEETIREALGTEPVRPADLAGIENLPQRVVVMAPDVTAIKQFVVEHV